The genome window CCGACCCGGACACGGCCGCGGCCAACCCGCAGGCGACGACGCTCACCTTCACCGATCCCGTCGAAGCCGTCGCCGAGGCGACCGCGGCGCTGCGAGCGGCCGGAGCCGACGCCGTCGTCGTGCTCTCGCACCTGGGGCGGGCCGACGAGGACCTGGCCCGCACCTGTGACGTGGACGTGATTCTGGGCGGGCACGTCCACGAGCGCCGCATCGACCGCGTCGCCGGCACGCTGCTCACCAGACCGGGGGCCAACGGCCAGGCCGTCGTCGAGGTCGACCTCGGCGGGACCGAACCGACCGCGCAGTTCCGCGAGACGGCCGACGGACCCGTCGACGACCGCGTCGAGAGCGCCCTCGCCGACCGGCTAGCGGCCGCGGGGCTGGACGAGGTCGTCGGCCACGTCGACGAGCCCATCGACCGGAGCCGGGCGACGACCTACGGCGGCGAGTGCCGCCTCGGGAACCTCGTCGCGGACGCGTACCGCTGGGCGACGGGGGCGGACGTGGGCCTCCAGAACAGCGGGGGGCTCCGGAACGACACGGTCCCGCTGGAGGGGGCACTGACGGTCGCCGACATGGTTTCGGTCGTCCCCTTCGAGGAACCCTTGACCGTCGCCGAACTGACCGGCGCGGAGCTGCGGACGCTGTGTCGACAGGGCAGCGGCCGAGCGGTCGGGTTCGGGGAGCCGGACTGGTGGCACGCCCACCTCAGCGGCGTCGAACTGGTCTGGAACGACGACACGCGGACCGTCGAGCGACTGCGGGTCGACGGGCAACCGGTCCGCGACGACGAGACGTACACGCTCGCGACGAGCAACTACCTCTACCACACGGAGCGGGAGTTCCCCGTCCTGACCGAGGCTCACCGGGTCAGCGTCGCCGACGTGCAGTACGAGGCCCTGGCCGACTACGTCCGCGAGACGGACGTCGGCCCGACCGTCGACGGGCGGCTCACTCGTCGCTAGCGATTTAAGCCTCGGCACGGTACGTTTCGGCGATGCCACAGGTCGTCGTCCCGGTCAGATACCCCCTCTCGGAGAACTCCCGCGCCACGCTCGCGGAGGCCATTCAAATCGCCGACGAAGAGGACGCTGACCTCACCGTCCTGCACGTGAACCTCTACCAGAACGGCCACCGGGTCAACCGGACGGAGCTCAAACGCGCCGTCGAGCAGTCGTTCGGCCACGTCCCGCGGACGCGGTACGTCGTCCGCTCGGGGATGCTCGTCGAGGAGACGATTCTGGACGAGGTCGCCGCCCAGGAGGCCGACATCGTCGTTATCGGGAGCAAGCAGGCGAGCCGCTGGCGAAAGATGATACGCCGGCTGGTCGACGACCCCGACGTCGAGCAGTTCCTCCGCGAGGAACTCGACTGCGAAATCGTCACGGTCCAGCCCGACGCCCAGTCCAGCCGTCACTCGTCGGCCGGGTCCTCCGGGTCCTGACGCGGCGGGACGGGCGAGTTGCCCGACGCCGTAGGGGGCCCTTCGGCGGCGTTTAGCCCGCCCACCCCGTCGCTCAGCGAGACGTTCATCTCCCCGCTGGTGTCGTCGAAGTACAGGTGCGAGTGCGGGTAGGCGATTTCGACGTCGGCGTCGTCGAGCCGCCGCCAGACGTTGGTCTGGACCTTCGAACGGGCGGTGAGCAGTTTGTACGGCTCGGTCACCCAGTACCTGAGCGTCAGCAACACGCCGTGGTCAGCGAAGTTGTTGATGTACGCCGTCGGCGCAGACGGGTACCGGGCGGCACCGACGCGGATGTTCGGCCCGCCGGCGATGACGTTGTCCACCTCCCGGGCCGCGTCCTCGATGAGGCTCCGGGCCGCGGGGATGTCGCTCTCGTAGGTGACCAGCACGTCCAGCGACAGCCGCGTCCGGGAGTCCTCCGCCGAGTAGTTGACGACGTCGCGCTGGCGCATCTCCCCGTTGGGGATGACGAGGAACGTGTTGTCGAGCGTGAACACCTTCGTGTGTCTGAGCGTGATGTCCTCGACGAACCCGCGCTGGCCGCTGTCGACGAGCTCTATCATGTCGCCGATTTCGTAGGGCTGGTCGGCCAGCAGGAAGATACCGGAGATGAGGCTCCCGAATATCGGGGCCAGCACGACACCGACCACGGCCGTGAACACGGTGACGGACAGCGCGATGTCGCCCAGTTGCAGGCCGTAGATGTTCAGGATGGTCAGCAACGCGAAGATGTACACGCCGGCGCGGATGCTGCGCAGCGCCGTCCGGGTGAGGCTCGGCCGCCGGAACTGGCGAGCGACGCGCCGACCCAGAAGCCGGATGAGGACCCGCGAGACGACGATTGCCAGCGCGATGACGACCAGCGACCGCCCGATGTTGGCGGCCCACATTGGAATCTCGAAGGGGAGTAGCCCGCCGATGTCG of Haloarcula sp. DT43 contains these proteins:
- a CDS encoding mechanosensitive ion channel family protein yields the protein MRFGPVWPLQTPTATPTETATEVATEVATDIGGLLPFEIPMWAANIGRSLVVIALAIVVSRVLIRLLGRRVARQFRRPSLTRTALRSIRAGVYIFALLTILNIYGLQLGDIALSVTVFTAVVGVVLAPIFGSLISGIFLLADQPYEIGDMIELVDSGQRGFVEDITLRHTKVFTLDNTFLVIPNGEMRQRDVVNYSAEDSRTRLSLDVLVTYESDIPAARSLIEDAAREVDNVIAGGPNIRVGAARYPSAPTAYINNFADHGVLLTLRYWVTEPYKLLTARSKVQTNVWRRLDDADVEIAYPHSHLYFDDTSGEMNVSLSDGVGGLNAAEGPPTASGNSPVPPRQDPEDPADE
- a CDS encoding bifunctional metallophosphatase/5'-nucleotidase, with protein sequence MSPRLIQYSDVEKAYDTPERIGRLAGTVAAADGPDALAVGTGDNTGPGVLSLVTDGEQSLDLFTALTPAFETFGNHDFDHGLDATRDIVARSPQTWLTANVERDGVRFAPRLTRPWASRTVDGQRVGFVGVTDPDTAAANPQATTLTFTDPVEAVAEATAALRAAGADAVVVLSHLGRADEDLARTCDVDVILGGHVHERRIDRVAGTLLTRPGANGQAVVEVDLGGTEPTAQFRETADGPVDDRVESALADRLAAAGLDEVVGHVDEPIDRSRATTYGGECRLGNLVADAYRWATGADVGLQNSGGLRNDTVPLEGALTVADMVSVVPFEEPLTVAELTGAELRTLCRQGSGRAVGFGEPDWWHAHLSGVELVWNDDTRTVERLRVDGQPVRDDETYTLATSNYLYHTEREFPVLTEAHRVSVADVQYEALADYVRETDVGPTVDGRLTRR
- a CDS encoding universal stress protein; translation: MPQVVVPVRYPLSENSRATLAEAIQIADEEDADLTVLHVNLYQNGHRVNRTELKRAVEQSFGHVPRTRYVVRSGMLVEETILDEVAAQEADIVVIGSKQASRWRKMIRRLVDDPDVEQFLREELDCEIVTVQPDAQSSRHSSAGSSGS